The Lutibacter profundi region TTAACAAACCTAACAAATTTTCGTTTAGAGATATGGCTAATACCAATTTATACAGCTTAATGAATAACGCTAACAATCTGAATATGGGATGGTTGGTTAAAGAAGATCAAGGAATTAAAATATTATATGTTGGAGACTTAGGTAACTTAAGAGGTCAAAATGTTAATTCTATTTATAGACCCGATAATTATGACAATAGAGATTTAGATTTTTTTAAAAAAATAAGTTCAAATGATTATACTGATTTTATTTCACCAGACACAAAACTAGAAAAAAAGTATAAAATTTATAACAATTCAGAAAACGATTTTAGAAATGGATATAAGGAATCAGCAGCAACATTAAATAATTATAATGATAACCAATTTGACGATGTTATAGTAATTACTGGAAACATTGACGGTAAAAGGAATGAATTTCTATTCAAGAAACCACAACAAAATAACATCAAAGATAAATATGATATAAGTGGTAAAGTATTTCAAAGTTTTGTTATTTCTAATACTGTGAAAGATGAAAATAGTGACAATTGGAATTTTTGGGAATCAAAATTTAATAATAATGAATACATTCCTGTTTTTTTTAGAACTAATAATGATAACGTAATAGATTTTGGTTTAGTTGTGTTATATAAAATGGCATACAATTTTTCATTATTAGAAACAATTAAAAGGAATCAACCAGAAGTTTTTGATAAGAAGCTGGATTTAGTTGAAACATTGTTTGGAAGTATCGAAAACGATTTTAAATTAAAAGGACGTATTCAAGTGTCTCACGCTTTCTCACAAAACGCAACCACATCTAATGAACACAATTTAATTCTTGGTGAACCGAAAATCTCATTCTACCCAAGTTATATAAAGCAATCAGTAAAAAATAACGGAAATTTACAAGGGCAGTATAGGACTTTGCATAACAATAATGCAGAAATAAGTGGTCGGAAAAGATATCCTATTCAATATATATTTGAACCCAATTATATAGCACCTAATAATAATCAAAATGGGGAAGAAAATGTATCAACTTCATTTCTTGCTTTAAGAGAAAATACAAAATTTAAAACTAAAATTAATTATCATAATTTATTGCCAATTGAATTAGGGGCATTGTTATCAGCCATAACTTTTCATAACACAAATAAAACTAGACATAATATTGGTTTAGCAAAACCCTATGGTTTTGGTAGAGTCAGTATTCATATTAATAATATGGAAAAGGAAACAATTAAAAACTATATTGGTTTATATCAAAAAATAATGAATGACTTTACATCTAATAAAAGTTTAGGTGAGTGGATAAAGACAACACAATTAGTCGAATTAATATCAATGGCACATTTATTTATTGAACAAGATAAGAGGAAACTTAAATATATGCAATTACAAGATCATCAAAATATTAAAAAGAGACGAATAAATAGGGTTAATCATAACCCTAAAGCTTTACCATTATATTCAAAATTTTTAAATCATTCACTAGCGCCAAACAACATATCAACAATTATGAGTTTTGATATACAAAATTATACCTTAAAAGAAGATTTAGAACAATTATATAAAAACAAGGTAACAGAGATACAAAATATAATTAACAATTTAAATTCTCAATTAACGATTAAAAAACAACAATAAAATGAAAAAAATAACAACAATTATTTTGCTGCTATTTAGCATAGTTAGCTTTGGGCAAACAACAAAAAAGGATATAAAAGAGGTTAATGATAAGTTAGAATTATTAAAAAATGAGATAAAAGAAATTGATAATATCAATACATATCAACAAAGAAAATTAATTGAACTTGAAGAGGTTAAAACAATCAAAAGTCAATATAAAAACAGAATAGAAAGCATTAACACAACGCTACAAGAAGCTAAAGAACGTGAAAATAGTTTCTTAACATACATACAATGGTTCTTCACAATATTAGGAACTGTAATTTTGTTTTTTACAGGGAGTTCCTATTATGAAATGAAAGAATCAAGAAAAAAAATAAAAGAAGAAAAAGAACAACAATTTTCAGAACAAATCAACCTGAATAATAAATTATTTAGTGATAAAATTTCAGAATTAATTACCAAAAACGATACACATATTAAATCTATAGTTGATGAAAAAACCTGGGAATTTAGACTAATGGCTAAATCTAACATTATTGTAATTAATCCCAATTCTATTGATGATGCTAAAAATTTACAACCAATATTAAAATGGTTTCAAAAAAAAGAAGGTTCTATTAAGCATATTCCTGAAACTGATTTTAATATGAGCTCTGAAATTGAAAATAAAGTTAAAGAAAATGTTGATAATACAAAATTCAATATTGTATTATTAGAAAATTCTGATGGCAAATGGAACATAGATCATAGAAATACTTTAAGTACAGATCATATCTACAATGCTACGCATATAGCAGCTAACTTACCAGACAAAACAATGTTATTATATTTTGGTCCTAGAGAAGCTGGTGATTTCCCCAATCGTTCTGAAAATTACTATAATTATTTTAATTCAAGATATACTACTTTAATTGAAAAGAAAGACTTATCAGAAAAGGAAAAACAGGAATTGAATACTATTATAAGTCAAAACAAAGAAAACGTTAATAAAATTATTGACCATATTTCCTTTGCTAATACACCATCCAAGCTATATCCTAATTTAATAGATGCGTTAAAGTATATGGACATTATAAATCCAAATATAAATGCTTAAAACCCCCATAAAAACAATCCAATTTCTAGATCTCTGTTTTAACAACAGAGAATACTTTTTAGACCATATAAAAACAGAAGTAGTAGAATTTGCTTTAAACAAACAAGAACTCTTTAAAGCAATGGATTGCAATGCAGAGTATTTTCATAAAGACAAACACAAAACAAAAACAGTGGACGTGTTAATACACAGCTTACTAATAAACAACACCTTAACACTTAGAGCCTATACCCAAAAAGCCATTGAAACCTTAGATTTTTGGTTTACATTATATAAAAAAGAATTTCCTAAAAAATGTGTCAATGTAATTATAAGTACCGAGTTTTTTGAATACAAAACACTAAACCAACCACAAACCTATACCAGTACCAATTGGATTCCTTTTAACAATTGTGAACTTAAAAACAAAACCTATTACAACAAAGAGAAAAATATTAAACTAAACAACAACGAGTTTAAAACACAATTATTTGCCAACGTACTGTATGGTTTTATAGAAAAATTGGGTTTAGATACCCAAACCATAAAACTAAAGCCTAGCCATTTTACCATTGCACCAAAACACAAAAGTATTTTAGCACTTAAAACCAAAGTAGCAGGTAAAGAGATAAAAGTAAAAAAATACAGTTTTAAAACTACATTTACCAGCAATGTACAATTGCCAAGTTATTTTTCATTAGGGCAAAATATTGGGTATGGCAATGGTGTTTTTATAAGAGACAACTCAATTTCTAATATAAATCACCATGAAAAATCAAAAACTAACACTAAACCAAATTAAAAGAAATGACGTTTTAATAAAGAAATGTAAAACCTCCAAACAAATAGCGTCACTACTAAATTGTAGTGCAAAAGAATTGACACTTCATTCTTTTGAGCCTATATATTATCATTTTAAAGTACCTAAAAAAAGAAAAGGAGCGTTTAGATATATTGAAGCACCTTCACAAGAAATAAAACACCTACAACGTAAATTAAATTACTACCTACAATCGGTTTATTATCTTAACCAATCTAAAGCATCTTACGGTTATATTATAAAAGCCATTGGCCAAAAAAATACTAAAAATATTTATACCAATGCCTTACAACATTTAGGTAGTACTTATATGCTCAACGCTGATTTTAAAGATTTTTTTCATCAAATAGCACTAAATGATGTGGTGCAAATTTTTAAAAGTAAATTATTTAATTTCAATAAAAATACCGCTTATACCTTAGCAAAAATTTGCACCTATAAGGGTAGATTACCTATGGGAGCACCAACATCACCTGCTTTATCTAATTTGTACAGTATTGCTTTAGACCATGATTTAAGTACTTGGGCAACGCTTAATAAATTAATTTTTACACGCTTTGTAGATGATTTAAGTTTTTCCTCAAAAAACAACTTGTTAAACCAAACTCATTTTAAACAAATAAATAACATAGCTTTAAAATACCACCTTAATTTTAACCCCAACAAAACCAAATATTTCAGTAAAACGGATAAAAAAATTGTAACAGGTTTAGTATTAAACAATACCGTAGATATTGACAAAAGCTATTATAACGAACTTGACAAAGATATAAATCGTTTACAAAAAGTTATCGAAGTACATCATATTACAGGAAAAACCCAAGGGCTTGCCTTTCTTAAAGAATTTAAACAACAAATTATGGGTAAAATTAATTTTATAAGTACAATAGAAGGTAAAAACAGCAAACAATACCTTACGTATCTCAATAGTTTTCACAATGCTCTAGAGGTTAATAATGAGTTGGTAAATCGTTGGACAAAATTTTCTAATTACATATAATTATGCAAGTATTTATAGATACCAAACAGACAAGTATTGAAGTGCGTAACAATTCTTTTTTTATAAAAAACAAAACAACTAACCGTATTATAAGTCCTAAAAGAATTGAGAGTATTGCTATAACAAGCAATGCTACTATAAATGCTTCGGCAATAAAGCTAGCAGCAATACACGAAATACCCATCTATTATTACAATTACACAGGTGGTTTAATTGCCCAGTTAATAAGCCCTTCTTTTTTAAAACATGCCACATTAAGAAAGCAACAAGTTTTATTTATGAAAAGTAAACAAAGTATTTTATGGGTTATCGCACAACTTAACTTAAAAACAGATTTACAACTACAAACTTTAAAAAGAGCCACAAAAGAAAACAATTTTTTAAAAGAAAATTTAAACCCTATACTACAAAGTATTATAGAAAACAAAGATAAACTACAAAGTGTTACTTTAGAGTCTCCTATAATTAAAAACACTATTATGGGCATAGAAGGCAGTATAGCACGTATATATTATAAAGGTATTAATTATGTACTACCACAAAAATATCAATTTACAAAAAGAAGCAGACAACCAGGAGCAGATTATTATAACACAACCATTAACTATTTATATGGCATGACCTATAGCCACATAACAAAAGCCATACAAGCAGCAGGTTTAGACTCATTTATGGGTGCATTGCACACTACACCTTATAAAGAGAGTTTGGTTTTTGATAGCATAGAACCCTTTAGGCCCATTATAGACAGACTATTATTACAAATATGCAAAGAAGAGCTATTAGAAGATAAACATTTTAAAAAAATAGCAAATGGTTACTGGTTAAGTAGAGAAGGTAAAAAATTAATTATCCCTTTATATACAGACTATTTGCAGAGTAGAATAAAAATAGAAAACAAAGTTAGTAGCATAACAAACCATATATACTTAAACTCTAGAAAACTAAAAATACAAATTCAAAACCAAGAAAACCATGTACTTAATACTTTATGATATTACAGAAACACCCATACGCACCAAAGTAGCCAAACTACTAGAAAAGGAAGGGTATGAACGCATACAGTTTTCTGTTTTCATAGCGCCATTTAACCCAAGTAAAAATAGGCTTTGGCTTAAATTAGAAAAATTACTAGCAACAACTAAAGACAATAAAATTTTTTGTTTAAAAATAACTGAAGAAAATTTTTATAAGATAAAAACTATTGGTAAATTTGAGATAGATTTAGACTATTTATCTGGCAATAAAAGTTCTTTGATAATTTGAAAAAATATAGCTAATGCATAATAAACACATATTGCAAGTTTAAAAAAACCAGCTAATCACCATAAAACCTAACAAAAATAAAAAATAGGATATCCTAATACGAATAAAAAATTCCGATTAAAACAAATACCATCCATTACATCTAGTCCACCAATATTATATCCTAATACGAATAAAAAATTCCGATTAAAACACAACTGACACAATTTCTGTCCTGTCTACTTCTTATATCCTAATACGAATAAAAAATTCCGATTAAAACCTGTAAGAACAAGTAATAGTATTATCACCATATATCCTAATACGAATAAAAAATTCCGATTAAAACTTTAATTTTAATGTCAGCACTTCCATTTGGACCTGATATCCTAATACGAATAAAAAATTCCGATTAAAACTTTTAAATTTATTTATTTTTATTTTATTTATTATATCCTAATACGAATAAAAAATTCCGATTAAAACGTCAGCGAGGTGAGACACAAAAAGAACACACTTGATATCCTAATACGAATAAAAAATTCCGATTAAAACTTATTTGTCATTACTTCCATTCCCCCAAGCTCAATATCCTAATACGAATAAAAAATTCCGATTAAAACACCTAAGAACATAGTTATTAGTACTACTAATATCCTAATACGAATAAAAAATTCCGATTAAAACTTACGTTCAATAAATTCTTGCCTTCCTGATTTAATATCCTAATACGAATAAAAAATTCCGATTAAAACTAAAAGATAATACCTCTTTAGCCATTACTAATATCCTAATACGAATAAAAAATTCCGATTAAAACTTTATATTTCATCTTGGTCGGTAAAAGATACAATATCCTAATACGAATAAAAAATTCCGATTAAAACTTACTTAATTCAACATTAATTACAAACCATTTAATATCCTTACTAAAGAGAAGTTATATTTTGTATCGGGAAGTAACTACAGCAAACAAAAGAAAACAATTGCAATCTTAATTTCAAATATCACATTTTAAGAGAAATTTTATATTTTAAATTTCTCTTAAAATGTACTTTTATTGCCTCATTTTAATTGGAGTTACTTAATTGTATCAGTAAATAATACATTTTTAGAATTGTTATAAAATAAAATGTAGCTACTTAACTAAAAACTTCATATTTTGCAAAAGTTTATTTTTAATATCCTTTAAATTCTATGGAAGATTTCATTCTTGATATTGGCAAACGCATAAAAAAAATTAGAAAAGAAAAAAAATTAATTATAAGTCAAGTTGCTGATAAAGCAGGAGTGAGTAATGGATTGATTTCAAGAATTGAAAATGGGCGTACAATACCCTCATTACCTGTTCTTTTAAATATTATAGATGCTTTAGAAATTGAAGTGAGCTCCTTTTTTGATGGAATGCAAAAAGAGCATTCCAATAATTATATTGTTACAAGACATGATGCTTATGCTGAGATTGAAAAAGAAGTTGAAGCTGAAGGGTTTGTATATCAATTTATTTTCAATAAAAGTATGAATTCTATAGGGTTTGAAGCTGTTTTATTAGAAGTAATGCCTAACAGCAAACGAGATAAAGTGGTTACTGATGCTTACGAATTCAAATATATTTTAACTGGAGATATCTCTTATATTATTGATGAAGAAGAAATTAAGCTATCTGTAGGTGATTCTATATTTTTTGATGGTCGTATACCACATGTACCTATAAATAAAGGCAATATACCTTCAAAAATGTTAGTATTGTATTTTTACAATAAGGAATAAAACTTTTATACCCTAAAAAAAGACTGTTTAAACAAAGCTATTTATTAAGGATATTGTAGGTATTTAAAACCTAGGAATTCAAATTATAAGATATAAACCAA contains the following coding sequences:
- a CDS encoding TIGR03986 family CRISPR-associated RAMP protein, with protein sequence MANVSAPYNFVPLNEKVFFPPWANLVNHDVPFKEGLSGQIELEITAESPIFIRKPYEESDEIDSYYTNAKGVKISKEFCHIKDKNDEKRYYIPGSSIRNMLRSVVEIMSFSKLSFFNKPNKFSFRDMANTNLYSLMNNANNLNMGWLVKEDQGIKILYVGDLGNLRGQNVNSIYRPDNYDNRDLDFFKKISSNDYTDFISPDTKLEKKYKIYNNSENDFRNGYKESAATLNNYNDNQFDDVIVITGNIDGKRNEFLFKKPQQNNIKDKYDISGKVFQSFVISNTVKDENSDNWNFWESKFNNNEYIPVFFRTNNDNVIDFGLVVLYKMAYNFSLLETIKRNQPEVFDKKLDLVETLFGSIENDFKLKGRIQVSHAFSQNATTSNEHNLILGEPKISFYPSYIKQSVKNNGNLQGQYRTLHNNNAEISGRKRYPIQYIFEPNYIAPNNNQNGEENVSTSFLALRENTKFKTKINYHNLLPIELGALLSAITFHNTNKTRHNIGLAKPYGFGRVSIHINNMEKETIKNYIGLYQKIMNDFTSNKSLGEWIKTTQLVELISMAHLFIEQDKRKLKYMQLQDHQNIKKRRINRVNHNPKALPLYSKFLNHSLAPNNISTIMSFDIQNYTLKEDLEQLYKNKVTEIQNIINNLNSQLTIKKQQ
- a CDS encoding reverse transcriptase family protein; protein product: MKNQKLTLNQIKRNDVLIKKCKTSKQIASLLNCSAKELTLHSFEPIYYHFKVPKKRKGAFRYIEAPSQEIKHLQRKLNYYLQSVYYLNQSKASYGYIIKAIGQKNTKNIYTNALQHLGSTYMLNADFKDFFHQIALNDVVQIFKSKLFNFNKNTAYTLAKICTYKGRLPMGAPTSPALSNLYSIALDHDLSTWATLNKLIFTRFVDDLSFSSKNNLLNQTHFKQINNIALKYHLNFNPNKTKYFSKTDKKIVTGLVLNNTVDIDKSYYNELDKDINRLQKVIEVHHITGKTQGLAFLKEFKQQIMGKINFISTIEGKNSKQYLTYLNSFHNALEVNNELVNRWTKFSNYI
- the cas1 gene encoding CRISPR-associated endonuclease Cas1 → MQVFIDTKQTSIEVRNNSFFIKNKTTNRIISPKRIESIAITSNATINASAIKLAAIHEIPIYYYNYTGGLIAQLISPSFLKHATLRKQQVLFMKSKQSILWVIAQLNLKTDLQLQTLKRATKENNFLKENLNPILQSIIENKDKLQSVTLESPIIKNTIMGIEGSIARIYYKGINYVLPQKYQFTKRSRQPGADYYNTTINYLYGMTYSHITKAIQAAGLDSFMGALHTTPYKESLVFDSIEPFRPIIDRLLLQICKEELLEDKHFKKIANGYWLSREGKKLIIPLYTDYLQSRIKIENKVSSITNHIYLNSRKLKIQIQNQENHVLNTL
- the cas2 gene encoding CRISPR-associated endonuclease Cas2; the protein is MYLILYDITETPIRTKVAKLLEKEGYERIQFSVFIAPFNPSKNRLWLKLEKLLATTKDNKIFCLKITEENFYKIKTIGKFEIDLDYLSGNKSSLII
- a CDS encoding helix-turn-helix domain-containing protein yields the protein MEDFILDIGKRIKKIRKEKKLIISQVADKAGVSNGLISRIENGRTIPSLPVLLNIIDALEIEVSSFFDGMQKEHSNNYIVTRHDAYAEIEKEVEAEGFVYQFIFNKSMNSIGFEAVLLEVMPNSKRDKVVTDAYEFKYILTGDISYIIDEEEIKLSVGDSIFFDGRIPHVPINKGNIPSKMLVLYFYNKE